The sequence AATATTCAGTCGCCATCAATGAAGGCCCAGCCAGAGGCCCAGCAAAGGCCACAGCCTCCTTGAGGTCACAAGGTTGCCAGCCGCAGGGCGGATCAGAGGGTCTCGCTGTAGATGACGCACGGGCTGGTTTCCTCACAGAGTTCCAGCTGCACACTGGAAGCAAACCAACGCTTGGCACAACCCAAGCTGTAGTTGAGGGTGGTCCGGTAAATGTTCTTGGCACGCTTAGGAAAAATGATGGTCGTGCTCTGAAACCTCAGTGGCTTCTGGCGGGGCTCAAAGATCAGCTGGGACTTGTAGTTCCGCCAGGTGCAATTGGGAGCAGCAATGACTGTCTCGCTGTAGGTGGTGACGGTGGGGATGGGGCCATAGAAGATGTCATCCCGATAATGCTTCTCAGAGTCGTACTTCACCTCAGAATTGCACCTACAAAGGACAGCAAGGTATCAGGAACACAGCCCAGGCAGCaaaagagagaagacagacagGACCCTTCTCTAACCCTTTGGAGCTGGCAACTTTTATGACCTTTTACTGCACAGACACTGGGGCAGCTGCCAACCCTACAACCCAAAGCGGAGCGCCAAGAGGACTCCTTCCTGCTGGTGAATCTTGGTGGAATCCCACCCTGCTCTGAATCCATctcagcatttctgcagtgcATGTGCACAGAGGGCCAAGCCTGCCTGGTCATGCCTGGGCAGAAAAGACCTTGTTACACAGGCTCCAAGCAACCTGCTTCTTCCTCTGTGCTCCTCCATGGGCCCCACCAGGGCCCCACCGGACCCTGAGAGCTACACTGGAGGCAAACACCCTGCTAGCAAAGGACATCAAGAGGCGGTGAAACCCCTCAGGTGGGGTAGGTCAGAGGCTGAGGAATGGACATTCACCCATGGACTGTGCAGGAAAAGCTTGAAATCACAGGAAAATGCTTGATACAGCATTTTCCTGAGCATTTTTAACAAGCACAGCCATGCAGCATCAACTTGAAATGCTGAGGGCCCCTGTGAAACAAAGGTCCCTTGATCATTGACTCACGGTAGGTCTCACCACACTCCCTACTGCTAGTGCTAGGCTTGGGGGTGTGACCGCCCCAGTGCCCAGGCTGAATAGATGCTGCTGGTGGGTCATGGCCACGGGATGTCCCTTTGGGGTGAGGGAGAACCTGCTTCTCAACACAGCGtgcctcctgctgctttcacaggTCCTGCTGTCCGTGCAAGCTCTGACTTGGCAGGAAAATAACATACATAAGATTTCCATAGATGGCAGTAGCATGGTGTAATGGACACTTGTTGAGCTGTCAAGGCTGTGcgtttgtccttttttctttattattgccTAGCCATCAAAACACAAAGATGCCCAAGCTAGTTAAAATCAGAGTTCTGGGAGATGAGGGGTGAGGTTGCTTGCTGGGACCTACAGAAAATCCAAGCTATGGTCAAACAGCATGTAAAGCAAAGGGATGCTGTGGGCTATGATTGTCCAATATCCAAGCCACTGGTCTCAAAGGAAGTGGCGATGTTAACACCTATGTTAACACTCTGCTGGCCTCCAGAAGGGATGTATGGAAACCAGGC comes from Larus michahellis chromosome 13, bLarMic1.1, whole genome shotgun sequence and encodes:
- the RFLNA gene encoding refilin-A is translated as MVGHLQLQGMDESLKEKSREGLLDSPDSGLPPSPSPPFYSLSPSEGRAGGSGGADPPAPGHRREAKDGKVMPYLLLNPSMPEMRPRMYPVFFGESIEVSPEPVQEIRCNSEVKYDSEKHYRDDIFYGPIPTVTTYSETVIAAPNCTWRNYKSQLIFEPRQKPLRFQSTTIIFPKRAKNIYRTTLNYSLGCAKRWFASSVQLELCEETSPCVIYSETL